Proteins encoded within one genomic window of Nonomuraea gerenzanensis:
- the dhaL gene encoding dihydroxyacetone kinase subunit DhaL, whose protein sequence is METALFVAWFEECARLVRADRDRLTRLDAAIGDADHGTNLDRGFTEVLKALADSAPGSEAEVLTTAGATLIRRVGGASGPLYGSLFRQMGKALESPVTLAAFAAAFEEGVVAVERLGKAALGDKTMVDALAPASRALALAVRDGVGVRQALDQAARAAAEGSKATIPMQARKGRASYLGERSIGHEDPGAASATLIMAALAGVAG, encoded by the coding sequence ATGGAGACCGCGCTGTTCGTGGCCTGGTTCGAGGAGTGCGCCAGGCTCGTGCGCGCCGACCGCGACCGGCTGACCCGGCTGGACGCGGCGATCGGCGACGCCGACCACGGCACCAACCTCGACCGCGGCTTCACCGAGGTGCTCAAGGCGCTGGCCGACTCGGCGCCCGGGTCGGAGGCCGAGGTGCTGACGACGGCGGGCGCGACGCTGATCCGCCGCGTCGGGGGTGCTTCCGGGCCGCTGTACGGGTCGCTGTTCCGGCAGATGGGCAAGGCGCTGGAGTCGCCGGTGACGCTGGCCGCGTTCGCCGCGGCGTTCGAGGAGGGCGTGGTGGCGGTCGAGCGGCTGGGCAAGGCCGCGCTGGGCGACAAGACCATGGTGGACGCGCTGGCGCCCGCCTCGCGCGCGCTGGCCCTGGCCGTACGCGACGGCGTGGGCGTCCGCCAGGCGCTGGACCAGGCGGCCCGCGCGGCGGCGGAGGGCTCCAAGGCCACGATCCCGATGCAGGCCAGGAAGGGGCGGGCCAGCTACCTCGGCGAGCGCAGCATCGGGCACGAGGACCCTGGCGCGGCGTCGGCGACGCTGATCATGGCCGCGCTGGCCGGCGTGGCGGGCTAG
- the dhaK gene encoding dihydroxyacetone kinase subunit DhaK — MKKLINSADSVVEDALNGMAAAHPSLRIRDQVVYRADGPRQGKVGLVSGGGSGHEPLHAGFVGYGMLDAACPGEVFTSPVPDQIIDATRAVDGGAGVLHIVKNYTGDVLNFEMAAELVEDVEVTSVLIDDDVAVQDSLYTAGRRGTGATLFVEKTAGALAERGAALNEVAAVAAEVNERSRSFGIALSSCTAPAAGKPTFDLPETDVELGIGIHGEPGRARVTMVSARELAGVAMEAVHSDLPLQGDLLVMVNGMGGTPLMELYVVFAEVAAFVKGKGARVARSLVGNYVTSLEMQGFSVTVCRLDDALTRLWDAPVETPALRWGR, encoded by the coding sequence ATGAAGAAGCTCATCAACTCGGCCGACTCCGTGGTTGAAGACGCGTTGAACGGCATGGCGGCGGCCCACCCGTCGCTGCGCATCCGCGACCAGGTGGTCTACCGGGCAGACGGCCCGCGCCAGGGGAAGGTGGGCCTGGTCTCCGGTGGCGGCTCGGGGCACGAGCCGCTGCACGCCGGGTTCGTCGGGTACGGCATGCTCGACGCCGCCTGCCCCGGTGAGGTCTTCACCTCACCCGTCCCCGACCAGATCATCGACGCCACGAGAGCCGTCGACGGCGGCGCGGGGGTGCTGCACATCGTCAAGAACTACACCGGCGACGTGCTCAACTTCGAGATGGCCGCCGAGCTGGTGGAGGACGTCGAGGTGACCAGCGTGCTGATCGACGACGACGTGGCCGTCCAGGACTCCCTCTACACGGCGGGCCGCCGCGGCACCGGCGCGACGCTGTTCGTGGAGAAGACGGCCGGCGCGCTGGCCGAGCGGGGCGCCGCGCTGAACGAGGTGGCGGCCGTGGCGGCCGAGGTGAACGAGCGCAGCAGGTCGTTCGGCATCGCGCTGTCCTCGTGCACGGCCCCGGCGGCCGGGAAGCCCACGTTCGACCTGCCGGAGACGGACGTGGAGCTGGGCATCGGCATCCACGGCGAGCCGGGGCGGGCCAGGGTGACGATGGTGTCGGCGCGCGAGCTGGCGGGCGTGGCCATGGAGGCCGTGCACAGCGACCTGCCGCTCCAGGGCGACCTGCTGGTGATGGTGAACGGCATGGGCGGCACCCCCCTCATGGAGCTGTACGTGGTCTTCGCTGAGGTGGCGGCGTTCGTCAAGGGCAAGGGGGCGCGGGTGGCCCGGTCGCTGGTGGGCAACTACGTGACGAGCCTGGAGATGCAGGGCTTCTCGGTGACCGTCTGCCGCCTCGACGACGCGCTGACCCGGCTGTGGGACGCGCCGGTCGAGACGCCCGCCCTGCGCTGGGGGCGGTGA
- a CDS encoding cytochrome P450 translates to MDVVYDPYDPAVNDEPYPVYARLRAHAPLYHNPGLGFWALSRHADVSAALGDSSLLSSDHGPMLDPGAWGPHARTFLSFVAMDPPEHTRMRAAISRGFTPRRVAALEPMIRQLARGHIERAVERRTFDFAREIAARLPLDVISELVGVPPSDRAHVRRNFGALLVYDPEGRMAEDGLKSVIGLGDYYRSIITERRKSPRDDLVSVLVADDGLTDEDIVAFLFLLIGAGAETTTHLLSAAWYWAWRNPGQRAAAFDGAIEAWVEETLRYDTPAHGVARRLTRDTDWYGVRVPKDARMWLLIGSANRDEAVFPDPGTYDLSRDTGRAISFGSGRHYCLGGPLARLEARIALEELTKAVEPGYDVDPAGIRRTAHGNVRGMVSLPTTVTPA, encoded by the coding sequence GTGGATGTCGTCTACGACCCGTACGACCCCGCGGTGAACGACGAGCCCTACCCCGTCTACGCCCGGCTGCGTGCGCACGCGCCCCTGTACCACAATCCCGGCCTCGGCTTCTGGGCGCTGTCGCGCCACGCCGACGTCTCGGCCGCGCTCGGCGACAGCTCGCTGCTGTCCAGCGATCACGGCCCCATGCTGGACCCGGGCGCGTGGGGGCCGCACGCGCGCACGTTCCTGTCGTTCGTGGCCATGGACCCGCCCGAGCACACCCGCATGCGCGCCGCCATCTCGCGCGGGTTCACCCCGCGCCGGGTGGCCGCGCTCGAACCCATGATCAGGCAGCTCGCCCGCGGCCACATCGAGCGGGCGGTCGAGCGGCGCACGTTCGACTTCGCCCGGGAGATCGCGGCCAGGCTGCCGCTCGACGTGATCTCCGAGCTGGTGGGGGTGCCGCCGTCCGACCGGGCGCACGTCCGCAGGAACTTCGGCGCCCTGCTCGTCTACGACCCCGAAGGCAGGATGGCCGAGGACGGGCTCAAGAGCGTCATCGGCCTCGGCGACTACTACCGCTCGATCATCACAGAACGCAGGAAGTCGCCCCGCGACGACCTCGTCTCCGTGCTCGTCGCCGACGACGGGCTCACCGACGAGGACATCGTGGCCTTCCTCTTCCTGCTCATCGGCGCCGGCGCGGAGACCACCACCCACCTGCTCAGCGCCGCCTGGTACTGGGCGTGGCGCAACCCCGGCCAGCGCGCCGCCGCCTTCGACGGGGCGATCGAGGCGTGGGTGGAGGAGACGCTGCGCTACGACACGCCCGCGCACGGCGTCGCCCGCCGCCTCACGCGCGACACCGACTGGTACGGCGTACGTGTGCCCAAGGACGCCAGGATGTGGCTGCTGATCGGCTCCGCCAACCGCGACGAGGCCGTCTTCCCCGACCCCGGCACCTACGACCTGAGCCGCGACACCGGCCGCGCCATCAGCTTCGGCTCCGGCCGCCACTACTGCCTCGGTGGCCCCCTCGCCCGGCTGGAGGCCCGGATCGCCCTGGAGGAGCTGACGAAGGCCGTCGAGCCCGGCTACGACGTCGATCCGGCCGGCATCAGGCGCACCGCGCACGGCAACGTCAGAGGCATGGTCAGCCTCCCCACTACCGTGACACCCGCCTGA
- a CDS encoding lysophospholipid acyltransferase family protein, with the protein MAEIVYPPVIAAARTLFRVLDIRFRMEGTEHVPRSGGAVLVSNHISYLDFIFAGFAALPSKRLVRFMAKEDVFTHRISGPLMRGMHHIPVDRGAGAGSYATALRMLKAGEVVGVFAEATISRSFTVKEIKNGAIRMAMATGTPIIPVGLWGSQRLWTKGRPRRLLQRHVPLTILVGEPIYPKRGENVNEHTADLHARLSELVDRAQRTYPEVPQGVWWQPAHLGGTAPTPEEAAAMDAAEAEARAKRD; encoded by the coding sequence ATGGCTGAGATCGTGTACCCGCCGGTGATCGCCGCCGCGCGGACCCTCTTTCGCGTGCTCGACATCCGCTTCCGCATGGAGGGCACCGAGCACGTGCCGCGGTCCGGGGGAGCGGTGCTGGTGAGCAACCACATCAGCTACCTCGACTTCATCTTCGCGGGCTTCGCCGCGCTGCCGTCGAAGCGGCTCGTGCGCTTCATGGCCAAGGAGGACGTCTTCACGCACCGGATCTCGGGGCCGCTGATGCGCGGGATGCACCACATCCCGGTCGACCGGGGGGCGGGCGCGGGCTCGTACGCCACGGCGCTGCGCATGCTGAAGGCGGGCGAGGTCGTCGGCGTCTTCGCCGAGGCCACGATCAGCCGGTCGTTCACCGTCAAGGAGATCAAGAACGGGGCCATCCGCATGGCCATGGCCACGGGCACCCCGATCATCCCGGTGGGGTTGTGGGGCAGCCAGCGGCTGTGGACCAAGGGGCGGCCGCGCAGACTGCTGCAGCGGCACGTGCCGCTCACCATCCTGGTGGGGGAGCCGATCTACCCCAAGCGCGGGGAGAACGTCAACGAGCACACCGCCGATCTGCACGCCCGGCTGTCCGAGCTGGTGGATCGGGCGCAGCGGACGTATCCGGAGGTGCCGCAGGGGGTGTGGTGGCAGCCCGCCCATCTCGGTGGCACGGCGCCGACGCCCGAGGAGGCGGCCGCCATGGACGCCGCCGAGGCCGAGGCCCGCGCCAAGCGCGACTGA
- a CDS encoding serine/threonine-protein kinase, which translates to MRKIGGRYLLNEEAGRGGMGVVWRAFDQLLHRTVALKELTLAGEAEMVRRRVLREARMAAGLTHPNIITVHDLIEEGGKLWIVMEYLDGLSLHQLLSQVGTLPAQSVAAIGQHLLAALRTAHQAGVLHRDVKPANVMLTGDRVVLTDFGIATAEGDIRMTTSRRLRGTPAFMAPERLHGGPASKEADMWSFGATLYSAIEGQPPYPGQDAATVLGMARSGPYPPPRRAGVMRPLIEGLLHHDPVRRYTPEQTAGLLAGMRASAYQAAI; encoded by the coding sequence ATGCGGAAGATCGGCGGACGGTACCTCCTGAACGAGGAGGCCGGTCGTGGGGGTATGGGAGTCGTCTGGCGGGCGTTCGATCAGCTCCTCCACCGTACGGTGGCGCTTAAGGAGCTGACCTTGGCCGGTGAGGCCGAGATGGTGCGCCGCCGGGTGCTGCGTGAGGCCCGGATGGCCGCCGGGCTGACGCACCCCAACATCATCACGGTCCACGACCTGATCGAGGAGGGCGGCAAGCTCTGGATCGTGATGGAGTACCTCGACGGGCTCTCGTTGCACCAGTTGCTCTCCCAGGTGGGCACGCTGCCCGCCCAGTCGGTGGCGGCCATCGGCCAGCACCTGCTCGCGGCGCTGCGCACCGCCCACCAGGCCGGGGTGCTGCACCGTGACGTCAAACCCGCCAACGTCATGCTGACCGGCGACCGGGTGGTGCTGACCGACTTCGGCATCGCGACGGCCGAGGGCGACATCCGCATGACCACCTCCCGCCGCCTGCGCGGCACGCCCGCCTTCATGGCGCCCGAGCGGCTGCACGGCGGGCCGGCCAGCAAGGAGGCCGACATGTGGTCCTTCGGCGCCACCCTCTACAGCGCCATCGAGGGCCAGCCGCCCTACCCGGGGCAGGACGCCGCCACCGTGCTCGGCATGGCCCGCAGCGGGCCGTATCCGCCGCCCCGGCGGGCCGGGGTGATGCGGCCGCTCATCGAGGGGCTGCTGCATCATGATCCGGTGCGGCGGTATACGCCGGAGCAGACGGCTGGGTTGCTGGCGGGCATGCGGGCCAGCGCCTACCAGGCCGCGATCTGA
- a CDS encoding MFS transporter encodes MERLGRSFAFLWSSTGASNLADGVLKIGAPLLAVTMTRSPTLVSLVGAATTLPWLLLALHAGAVADRADRRWIMVVANLVRAALLAAVTVLAVLGALNLWLLLAAVLLAGVCEVFADLSAQSVLPMTVPEGELTRANGRVSTAQLIGNDFVGAPVAGLLVVALPAAVFGSPALLYGAAGLLLLGMRGTYRLPGPSARRPMRADIAEALRYLWGHRILRSLAVTAGLLNLANAGYFAVFVLWAVGDGSRIGLEPGEYGLMTTAFAVGAVFGSLLAGRAAALFGELGTLVGNWLLVSLLLLVPVLAPSPWTLYPVAVLWGLLGAAGNVLLISTRQRLIPAELLGRVNSAYRLIGMGGMPLGAALGGVVAELAGLTAALVGATGVCLVAVGLVWRALSDQFSGPLTSEPTLSDISRSR; translated from the coding sequence GTGGAACGTCTCGGGCGATCGTTCGCCTTCCTCTGGTCATCCACGGGTGCGTCCAACCTGGCGGACGGCGTACTGAAGATCGGGGCGCCGCTGCTGGCCGTGACGATGACCCGCTCCCCCACCCTCGTCTCCCTCGTCGGAGCCGCCACCACGCTGCCCTGGCTGTTGCTGGCCCTGCACGCGGGCGCCGTCGCCGACCGGGCCGACCGGCGCTGGATCATGGTCGTGGCGAACCTCGTCCGCGCCGCCCTCCTGGCCGCCGTCACCGTCCTGGCCGTCCTCGGCGCGCTGAACCTCTGGCTGCTGCTCGCCGCCGTGCTGCTGGCCGGGGTGTGCGAGGTGTTCGCGGACCTGTCGGCGCAGTCGGTGCTGCCCATGACCGTCCCCGAGGGGGAGCTGACCAGGGCGAACGGCCGCGTCTCCACCGCCCAGCTGATCGGCAACGACTTCGTCGGCGCTCCCGTGGCGGGGCTGCTCGTCGTGGCGCTGCCCGCCGCCGTCTTCGGCTCCCCCGCCCTCCTGTACGGCGCCGCGGGGCTGCTCCTGCTGGGCATGCGCGGCACGTACCGGCTGCCGGGGCCGTCCGCGCGCCGCCCGATGCGGGCTGACATCGCCGAGGCCCTGCGTTACCTGTGGGGCCACCGGATCCTGCGCAGCCTCGCCGTCACCGCCGGCCTGCTCAACCTGGCCAACGCCGGCTACTTCGCCGTCTTCGTGCTGTGGGCGGTCGGCGACGGCTCGCGCATCGGGCTGGAGCCCGGCGAGTACGGCCTGATGACCACGGCCTTCGCGGTCGGGGCGGTGTTCGGGTCGCTGCTGGCCGGGCGGGCGGCGGCGCTCTTCGGCGAGCTGGGCACGCTGGTGGGCAACTGGCTGCTCGTCAGCCTGCTGCTCCTGGTGCCGGTGCTGGCGCCGTCGCCGTGGACGCTCTACCCGGTGGCGGTGCTGTGGGGCCTGCTCGGCGCCGCCGGGAACGTGCTGTTGATCTCCACCCGGCAGCGCCTGATCCCGGCGGAACTGCTCGGCCGGGTCAATTCGGCATACCGCCTCATCGGGATGGGTGGCATGCCGCTGGGAGCGGCCCTGGGCGGCGTCGTGGCGGAGCTGGCCGGCCTTACGGCCGCCCTCGTGGGCGCCACAGGAGTATGTTTGGTGGCAGTCGGTCTGGTGTGGCGCGCTTTGTCAGATCAATTTTCTGGGCCTCTGACCAGCGAACCTACACTTTCCGACATATCCAGATCACGTTAG
- a CDS encoding ArsR/SmtB family transcription factor — protein MQIKSFSARTLDANALKSFAHPLRLRIYELLDEHGPSTATGLAALLGQNTGATSYHLRELAKHGMIEVVAGMGRGKEKYWRVVPGGFSYGEARPADPEVAGALDYLLDDLVRTRGAELSRWRAESETAPEEWVQASVYGRRSLRLTPEETASMRDQVFEVLERYRALSDTRENDSTGHVIVHFDVLPTGVGGGG, from the coding sequence ATGCAGATCAAGTCCTTCTCCGCCCGTACGCTCGACGCCAACGCGCTGAAGTCGTTCGCCCACCCGCTGCGCCTGCGCATCTACGAGCTGCTGGACGAGCACGGCCCCTCGACGGCCACCGGCCTGGCCGCCCTGCTCGGTCAGAACACCGGCGCCACCAGCTACCACCTCAGGGAGCTGGCCAAGCACGGCATGATCGAGGTCGTGGCCGGCATGGGGCGCGGCAAGGAGAAGTACTGGCGCGTCGTCCCCGGCGGCTTCTCCTACGGCGAGGCGCGCCCCGCCGACCCCGAGGTGGCGGGCGCGCTCGACTACCTGCTCGACGACCTGGTGCGCACGCGCGGCGCGGAGCTGTCCCGTTGGCGCGCGGAGTCGGAGACGGCGCCCGAGGAGTGGGTGCAGGCCAGCGTGTACGGGCGGCGCTCCCTGCGGCTCACGCCCGAGGAGACCGCGTCGATGCGGGACCAGGTGTTCGAGGTGCTGGAGCGGTACCGTGCGCTGTCGGACACCCGGGAGAACGACTCGACCGGCCACGTCATCGTGCACTTCGACGTGCTGCCGACGGGCGTGGGGGGCGGCGGCTGA
- a CDS encoding DJ-1/PfpI family protein: protein MNVAIPLYPRFTALDAVGPYTVLAFAPGCTVTFVAGQVGPVADDHGTLAITATASYTDLPEPDVIVVPGGSGTFDALSDEALVGWIRQAHEHTRWTTSVCSGSLLLGKAGLLDGVRATSHWAVLDELKRYGAEPVSERVVTDGRIVTGAGVSAGIDMALTLLGQARDEETARSVQLMIEYDPQPPFDSGSAGTASQAMMERALSLLP from the coding sequence ATGAACGTCGCGATCCCGCTCTATCCCCGGTTCACCGCGCTCGACGCGGTGGGGCCGTACACGGTGCTGGCCTTCGCACCGGGCTGCACGGTCACGTTCGTGGCAGGCCAGGTGGGCCCGGTCGCGGACGACCACGGCACGCTGGCGATCACCGCCACCGCCTCCTACACCGACCTGCCCGAGCCGGACGTGATCGTGGTGCCCGGCGGCAGCGGCACCTTCGACGCGCTGTCGGACGAGGCCCTGGTCGGGTGGATCAGGCAGGCGCACGAGCACACGCGGTGGACGACCTCGGTGTGCAGCGGCTCGCTGCTGCTCGGTAAGGCGGGGCTGCTGGACGGGGTGCGGGCCACCTCGCACTGGGCGGTGCTGGACGAGCTGAAGCGGTACGGGGCCGAGCCGGTGAGCGAGCGCGTGGTCACCGACGGCAGGATCGTGACGGGGGCGGGGGTGTCGGCGGGCATCGACATGGCGCTGACGCTGCTGGGGCAGGCGCGCGACGAGGAGACGGCGCGCAGCGTGCAGCTCATGATCGAGTACGATCCGCAGCCGCCGTTCGACTCCGGCTCGGCCGGCACGGCGTCCCAGGCGATGATGGAGCGCGCGCTGAGCCTGCTCCCCTGA
- a CDS encoding GlxA family transcriptional regulator encodes MQRRIVIVVFPGFQLLDMAGPADVFGTAALLSPRDGYAVEIVSPAGGAVPAGNGVTVMTGALGDVTGPIDTLLVAGGLSVPEQVEDRELIAGILRLAAAARRVASVCNGAFLLAEAGLLDRRRVTTHWLAAGELGSRYAAVEVDPDQLYIEDGDVWTAAGVLSGVDLALALVTRDHGHELATNVARGLVVYLHRPGGQSQFSTPMRAMTPRSEPLRELQAYIDANPAADLSVPALAARAGMSERHFSRVFTEQTGLSPGRYVERSRADAARRLLEVTGLPLAAVARESGLGTQETLYRVFRRHWRISPGDHRRRFHSKERRGP; translated from the coding sequence ATGCAACGACGGATCGTGATCGTCGTCTTCCCCGGGTTCCAGCTCCTCGACATGGCCGGCCCCGCCGACGTGTTCGGGACGGCGGCCCTGCTCTCCCCCCGCGACGGCTACGCGGTGGAGATCGTCAGCCCGGCCGGCGGCGCCGTGCCGGCGGGGAACGGCGTCACGGTCATGACCGGCGCGCTCGGCGACGTCACGGGCCCGATCGACACGCTGCTGGTGGCGGGCGGGCTGAGCGTGCCCGAGCAGGTCGAGGACCGGGAGCTGATCGCCGGTATCCTCCGCCTGGCCGCCGCCGCCCGGCGGGTGGCCTCGGTCTGCAACGGCGCGTTCCTGCTGGCGGAGGCCGGGCTGCTGGACCGGCGGCGGGTCACCACGCACTGGCTGGCGGCCGGCGAGCTGGGCAGCCGCTACGCGGCGGTCGAGGTGGACCCCGACCAGCTCTACATCGAGGACGGCGACGTCTGGACGGCGGCGGGCGTGCTGTCCGGCGTGGACCTGGCGCTGGCGCTGGTCACCAGGGACCACGGCCACGAGCTCGCCACGAACGTCGCCCGCGGCCTCGTGGTGTACCTGCACAGGCCGGGCGGGCAGAGCCAGTTCAGCACTCCGATGCGGGCCATGACGCCGCGCAGCGAGCCGCTCAGGGAGCTGCAGGCCTATATCGACGCGAACCCGGCGGCCGACCTCAGCGTGCCCGCGCTGGCCGCCCGCGCCGGGATGAGCGAGCGGCACTTCTCCCGCGTCTTCACCGAGCAGACCGGCCTGTCACCCGGCCGGTACGTCGAGCGCAGCCGCGCCGACGCCGCCAGGCGCCTGCTGGAGGTGACCGGGCTCCCGCTGGCGGCGGTGGCCAGGGAGTCGGGCCTCGGCACGCAGGAGACGCTCTACCGGGTCTTCCGCCGGCACTGGCGGATCTCGCCCGGCGACCACCGCAGGCGGTTCCACTCCAAGGAAAGGCGAGGCCCATGA
- the pruA gene encoding L-glutamate gamma-semialdehyde dehydrogenase, with product MDAISNVPVPANERVYGYAPGSAERETLADRIKELAGASLDLTMTIGGEQRLGGGAPIDVVQPHNHASVLGRTNDATAQDVQDAISAALQAAPAWRALSFDERAAIFLKAADLLAGPWRATLNAATVLGQSKSVQQAEIDAACELIDFLRFNVAYARQLYADQPISSPGVWNRMEYRPLEGFVLAITPFNFTAIAGNLPTSAALMGNVVVWKPSPTQQFAAHFTMRLLEEAGLPPGVINLVTGNGQAVSEVALGHPALAGIHFTGSTATFQHLWRTIGTNISAYHGYPRLVGETGGKDFVLAHPSADPAVLTTALVRGAFEYQGQKCSAASRAYVPRSLWSRMRDEFVAAAESLTVGDVAADLSTFMGAVIDGRAFAKHKEAIDRARAASGIEVLTGSYDDSVGYFVKPTVLECADPADEIFVKEYFGPILGVHVYEDRDYDRVVDQMEGIAPYALTGSIIAQDRYAIAAAAERLRFAAGNFYVNDKPTGAVVGQQPFGGGRASGTNDKAGSIFNLTRWVSARAIKETFVPPTDHRYPHMG from the coding sequence ATGGATGCCATCAGCAACGTCCCCGTGCCCGCGAACGAGCGCGTGTACGGCTACGCGCCCGGCAGCGCCGAGCGGGAGACGCTGGCGGACCGCATCAAGGAGCTGGCCGGCGCGTCGCTCGACCTGACCATGACCATCGGCGGCGAGCAGCGGCTCGGCGGCGGCGCCCCCATCGACGTCGTGCAGCCGCACAACCATGCCTCCGTCCTGGGCCGTACCAACGACGCTACGGCCCAGGACGTGCAGGACGCGATCTCCGCGGCGCTGCAGGCGGCGCCGGCGTGGCGGGCGCTGTCGTTCGACGAGCGGGCGGCGATCTTCCTGAAGGCGGCGGACCTGCTGGCGGGCCCCTGGCGGGCGACGCTGAACGCGGCGACGGTCCTGGGGCAGTCGAAGTCGGTGCAGCAGGCGGAGATCGACGCGGCCTGCGAGCTGATCGACTTCCTGCGCTTCAACGTGGCCTACGCCCGGCAGCTCTACGCCGACCAGCCGATCTCCTCGCCCGGCGTGTGGAACCGCATGGAGTACCGCCCCCTTGAGGGTTTCGTGCTGGCGATCACGCCGTTCAACTTCACCGCGATCGCCGGCAACCTGCCGACCTCGGCCGCCCTGATGGGCAACGTCGTGGTGTGGAAGCCGTCCCCGACGCAGCAGTTCGCCGCGCACTTCACGATGCGGCTGCTGGAGGAGGCGGGGCTGCCGCCCGGCGTGATCAACCTGGTGACGGGCAACGGGCAGGCCGTCTCGGAGGTGGCGCTCGGCCACCCGGCGCTGGCCGGCATCCACTTCACCGGCTCGACCGCGACGTTCCAGCACCTGTGGCGCACGATCGGCACCAACATCTCCGCCTACCACGGCTACCCGCGCCTCGTCGGGGAGACCGGCGGCAAGGACTTCGTGCTCGCCCACCCCTCCGCCGACCCGGCGGTGCTGACGACGGCGCTGGTCAGGGGCGCCTTCGAGTACCAGGGGCAGAAGTGCTCGGCGGCGTCGCGGGCGTACGTGCCGCGCTCGCTGTGGAGCCGCATGCGCGACGAGTTCGTCGCCGCCGCCGAGTCGCTGACCGTGGGTGACGTGGCGGCCGACCTGTCGACGTTCATGGGCGCGGTCATCGACGGGCGGGCCTTCGCCAAGCACAAGGAGGCGATCGACCGGGCGCGGGCGGCCTCCGGCATCGAGGTGCTCACCGGCTCCTACGACGACTCCGTCGGCTACTTCGTCAAGCCGACCGTCCTGGAGTGCGCGGACCCCGCCGACGAGATCTTCGTCAAGGAGTACTTCGGGCCGATCCTCGGCGTGCACGTCTACGAGGACCGCGACTACGACCGGGTCGTGGACCAGATGGAGGGCATCGCCCCGTACGCGCTGACCGGGTCGATCATCGCCCAGGACCGGTACGCCATCGCCGCGGCGGCCGAGCGGCTGCGGTTCGCGGCGGGCAACTTCTACGTCAACGACAAGCCGACGGGCGCCGTCGTGGGCCAGCAGCCGTTCGGCGGCGGGCGCGCGTCCGGCACCAACGACAAGGCCGGCTCGATCTTCAACCTGACGCGCTGGGTGAGCGCCCGCGCGATCAAGGAGACGTTCGTGCCGCCGACCGACCACCGTTACCCGCACATGGGCTGA
- a CDS encoding proline dehydrogenase family protein, whose product MLGQLLLAASRSGVVRRTVSGFPLTKRVVQRFVAGEGVQEARAAIERLRDAGLAVTVDHLGEETLDARAAEDTADAYLTLLRAVEPLKLGSRGEVSVKLSAVGQRLDESMALEHAREICAAAAAGGSTVTLDMEDHTTVDSTLSILRKLREDYPATGVAIQAYLFRSEQDCRDLASEGSRVRLVKGAYREPASVAHQGKTNVDKAYVRCLRILMAGKGYPMVATHDDRMIAITELLADRFGRTIGDHEFQMLYGIRTDRQEALAGAGHTVRVYVPYGDDWYGYFMRRLAERPANVAFFLRALGGK is encoded by the coding sequence ATGCTGGGTCAACTGCTGCTCGCCGCTTCGAGGAGCGGCGTCGTACGCCGTACCGTGTCAGGATTCCCGCTCACGAAGCGGGTCGTGCAGCGGTTCGTCGCGGGCGAGGGCGTCCAGGAGGCCCGCGCCGCGATCGAACGCCTGCGTGACGCCGGCCTCGCCGTGACCGTGGACCACCTCGGCGAGGAGACGCTCGACGCGCGCGCCGCCGAGGACACCGCCGACGCCTACCTCACGCTGCTGCGGGCCGTCGAGCCGCTCAAGCTCGGCAGCCGGGGCGAGGTGTCGGTGAAGCTGTCGGCCGTCGGGCAGCGGCTCGACGAGTCCATGGCGCTGGAGCACGCCCGCGAGATCTGCGCCGCCGCCGCTGCCGGCGGCTCCACCGTCACCCTGGACATGGAGGACCACACCACGGTCGACTCCACGCTGTCGATCCTGCGCAAGCTGCGCGAGGACTACCCCGCCACGGGCGTGGCGATCCAGGCGTACCTGTTCCGCAGCGAGCAGGACTGCCGCGACCTGGCCTCGGAGGGCTCCCGCGTACGGCTGGTCAAGGGCGCCTACCGCGAGCCCGCGTCGGTCGCGCACCAGGGCAAGACGAACGTGGACAAGGCGTACGTGCGATGCCTGCGCATCCTCATGGCGGGGAAGGGTTACCCCATGGTGGCGACGCACGACGACCGCATGATCGCGATCACCGAGCTGCTCGCCGACCGCTTCGGAAGGACGATCGGCGACCACGAGTTCCAGATGCTCTACGGAATCAGGACCGACCGGCAGGAGGCCCTGGCCGGGGCCGGTCACACGGTCCGCGTGTACGTCCCCTACGGCGACGACTGGTACGGCTACTTCATGCGCCGCCTGGCGGAGCGCCCGGCCAACGTCGCCTTCTTCCTTCGTGCCCTTGGGGGTAAGTAA